In one Nicotiana tomentosiformis chromosome 6, ASM39032v3, whole genome shotgun sequence genomic region, the following are encoded:
- the LOC104102256 gene encoding protein DSS1 HOMOLOG ON CHROMOSOME V-like produces the protein MATEQPKPATEDVKMDLFEDDDEFEEFEIDQEWEAKEEGKEVTQQWEDDWDDDDVNDDFSLQLKRELESNTEKK, from the exons ATGGCAACGGAACAACCAAAGCCAGCAACTGAAGACGTGAAAATGGATCTGTTCGAGGATGATGACGAATTTGAAGAGTTCGAAATTGATCAAG AGTGGGAGGCGAAAGAGGAAGGGAAAGAAGTTACCCAGCAATGGGAAGATGATTGGGATGATGATGATGTCAATGATGACTTCTCTCTTCAGCTCAAAAGGGAATTGGAAAGCAACACGGAGAAGAAATGA